A single Rhopalosiphum padi isolate XX-2018 chromosome 4, ASM2088224v1, whole genome shotgun sequence DNA region contains:
- the LOC132930280 gene encoding uncharacterized protein LOC132930280 has protein sequence MYADEVTCSLPCTICKTCFHDFICSCPDHSIRNNMCKHIHAVCMYNLNNEQNIYLDTDIGKNNIEMAQNQQQVQHLEDDIQTHQDDDILLDNMRNKILKEVELSLQNVKTKDQLLQINRKLIAPIHAFISASNVETVALRKQKSERGKMALQKRIFDKNNF, from the exons ATGTATGCAGATGAAGTTACTTGCTCACTTCCTTGTACAATATGTAAAACATGTTTCCATGATTTCATTTGTAGCTGCCCTGATCACAGTATTAGAAATAACATGTGTAAACACATTCATGCGGTCTGTATGTACAATCTCAATAACGAACAAAACATATATCTGGATACggatataggtaaaaataatattgagatGGCACAAAACCAACAGCAAGTTCAACATTTAGAGGATGATATTCAAACACATCAGGATGATG ATATTTTATTGGACAATATGAGGAACAAGATATTAAAAGAAGTTGAACTGTCCTTGCAAAATGTCAAAACAAAAGATCAACTACTACAGatcaatagaaaattaattgcaCCAATACATGCATTCATTTCTGCTTCGAATGTTGAAACTGTGGCTCTTAGAAAGCAAAAATCGGAAAGAGGAAAAATGGCACTCCAAAAAaggatttttgataaaaacaatttttga